From Nonomuraea helvata, a single genomic window includes:
- a CDS encoding metalloregulator ArsR/SmtB family transcription factor, whose protein sequence is MDGCAAKVVDADRVAAVCERMPAAEDLTDTADIFGLLSDPNRLRLLVALLDGELCVCDLAAVTGQSESAVSHALRLLRAHRIVAARRSGRMAYYRLEDPHVRMLLDLALAHTEHTDAIHPERDGST, encoded by the coding sequence ATGGATGGATGTGCTGCCAAGGTAGTGGACGCCGACCGCGTGGCCGCCGTGTGCGAACGGATGCCGGCCGCCGAGGACCTGACCGACACCGCGGACATCTTCGGCCTGCTGTCGGACCCCAACCGGCTGCGGCTGCTGGTCGCCCTGCTCGACGGCGAGCTGTGCGTATGCGACCTGGCCGCGGTCACCGGCCAGAGCGAGTCGGCCGTCTCCCACGCCCTGCGGCTGCTGCGCGCGCACCGCATCGTCGCCGCGCGCCGCTCCGGCCGGATGGCCTACTACCGCCTGGAGGACCCGCACGTACGGATGCTGCTCGACCTGGCGCTCGCCCACACCGAGCACACCGACGCCATTCACCCCGAACGCGACGGGAGCACCTGA
- a CDS encoding transposase has translation MTTQPSDHRPAARKQAAFWGEAGGVANKLWSGSYFAGSVGGAPLSIMRQYIEQQNPPR, from the coding sequence GTGACCACCCAGCCGAGCGACCACCGGCCGGCCGCGCGCAAGCAGGCCGCTTTCTGGGGCGAGGCGGGCGGGGTGGCGAACAAGCTGTGGTCCGGCTCGTACTTCGCCGGGTCGGTGGGCGGTGCTCCGTTGTCGATCATGCGCCAGTACATCGAGCAGCAGAACCCACCCCGCTGA
- a CDS encoding helix-turn-helix transcriptional regulator encodes MTDASPTEEDRLAQALYERVHTRGETVADASAALGLTEAQQNTVRDRLIHLGLLSPGSQLSVEASAALALSLERSHRALDKLVEQHVLTASLARNYLGLSRQSDDDTSVHFYPRQERATRLNQRLNELAEMAQHEIAELHPAANWTPQRLDGGVERNKVSLSRGVRIRSIHAQISLSDPLVRDHLRARASEGIEIRVAPIVPTRMLVYDRRIAIIQADPEDLEAGAVLIRGGNVVRSLAAIYDYLWLTASEPQDVPRSVHGMALTEQQHAVLRLLATGAKDDAIARKLGVSNRTVTRVVAELTAILGAESRFQAGVRAAKLGWLD; translated from the coding sequence ATGACCGATGCCTCGCCCACCGAGGAAGACCGCCTCGCCCAGGCCCTGTACGAACGCGTCCACACCAGAGGCGAAACCGTCGCCGACGCGTCCGCCGCGCTGGGCCTCACCGAGGCCCAGCAGAACACCGTGCGGGACCGCCTGATCCACCTCGGCCTGCTCAGCCCCGGATCCCAGCTCAGCGTCGAGGCGTCCGCGGCCCTGGCACTCAGCCTGGAACGCAGCCATCGGGCCCTGGACAAGCTGGTCGAACAGCACGTCCTGACCGCCTCTCTGGCCAGGAACTACCTTGGACTCAGCCGGCAGTCCGACGACGACACATCAGTGCACTTCTATCCCCGGCAGGAGCGCGCCACCCGCCTCAACCAGCGGCTCAACGAGCTGGCGGAGATGGCGCAGCACGAGATAGCGGAGCTGCACCCGGCCGCGAACTGGACCCCGCAGAGGCTGGACGGCGGCGTCGAGCGCAACAAGGTCTCGCTGAGCAGAGGCGTCCGTATCCGCAGCATCCACGCACAGATCTCGCTGTCCGACCCGCTCGTGCGCGATCATCTGCGCGCACGGGCGTCGGAGGGCATCGAGATCCGGGTCGCTCCCATCGTCCCGACACGCATGCTCGTGTACGACCGGCGCATCGCGATCATCCAGGCCGACCCCGAGGATCTCGAAGCCGGCGCCGTGCTGATCCGCGGCGGCAACGTGGTCAGATCTCTGGCCGCGATCTACGACTACCTCTGGCTGACGGCCTCGGAGCCGCAGGACGTACCGCGATCGGTGCACGGCATGGCGCTGACCGAGCAGCAGCACGCGGTCCTGCGCCTGCTGGCGACCGGCGCCAAGGACGACGCGATCGCCCGCAAGCTGGGCGTGTCGAACCGCACCGTGACCCGGGTCGTCGCCGAGCTGACGGCGATCCTGGGGGCGGAGAGCCGCTTCCAGGCCGGCGTACGCGCGGCCAAGCTCGGCTGGCTGGACTAG
- a CDS encoding heavy-metal-associated domain-containing protein translates to MITVAYSLVTYHVSGLSTKSCEHCLASIRSELILVPGVVGVDLNLEESKVSILTDGPVDDSRVKDAIAAAGCDVLNS, encoded by the coding sequence ATGATCACTGTCGCCTACAGTCTGGTCACCTACCACGTCAGCGGGCTGTCCACGAAGAGCTGCGAGCACTGCCTGGCGAGCATCCGGTCCGAGCTCATCCTGGTGCCCGGCGTCGTGGGCGTGGACCTGAACCTCGAGGAGTCGAAGGTCAGCATCCTGACCGACGGTCCTGTCGACGACAGCCGAGTCAAGGACGCGATCGCGGCCGCCGGATGCGATGTCCTGAACTCCTGA
- a CDS encoding serine hydrolase domain-containing protein: MGQESGISAAAPVEGFVADGYDKVLEAFQRLVHDGRETGAGVSVWRDGREVVRLNGGWADAARHRAWRTDTLVQPYSLSKAFVTLAALVAVRDGALTLDEPIAGYWPAYGVRGKEHTTLRQVLTHRAGQPRFPDEAAGLDLLDDAGLRESLVQAAPEYAPGTSLGEHALTYGHLVDGILRAGAGTTLGELFNGVIRPALGLDAWFGVPDDALERVADLEYADPEWPRRLHAAPWLQIPDGTLDVERANSRAWRQAVFGAVNLHTTATAMARFFSRLIEADGPVRALLGPELHAELLASQVTDVDEVFGTRITWTLGFVRDRGKIAKGGIGGSAAWWSLKHHHGCAYVTRRLDDHSRAAEIAAALGDDLSVVGED, encoded by the coding sequence GTGGGGCAAGAGTCGGGGATATCCGCTGCGGCACCGGTCGAAGGGTTCGTCGCGGACGGGTACGACAAGGTGCTCGAAGCGTTCCAGCGACTGGTGCACGACGGACGGGAGACCGGGGCCGGAGTGTCGGTCTGGCGGGACGGCCGGGAGGTCGTCCGGCTGAACGGGGGATGGGCCGACGCCGCGCGGCACCGTGCCTGGCGCACCGACACCCTCGTCCAGCCGTACTCGCTGTCGAAGGCGTTCGTGACGCTCGCCGCCCTGGTGGCGGTGCGCGACGGCGCGCTGACGCTGGACGAGCCGATAGCCGGATACTGGCCCGCATACGGGGTCAGGGGCAAGGAGCACACCACGCTGCGCCAGGTGCTCACGCACCGGGCCGGGCAGCCGCGGTTCCCTGATGAGGCCGCGGGCCTGGACCTGCTCGATGATGCCGGACTACGCGAAAGCCTGGTGCAGGCGGCGCCGGAGTACGCTCCCGGAACGTCGCTCGGGGAGCACGCGCTGACCTACGGGCACCTGGTGGACGGGATCCTGCGCGCCGGTGCCGGCACCACCCTGGGGGAGTTGTTCAACGGGGTGATACGGCCCGCGCTGGGGCTCGACGCCTGGTTCGGGGTGCCGGATGACGCGCTCGAGCGCGTCGCCGATCTGGAGTACGCCGACCCGGAATGGCCGCGCCGGCTGCATGCCGCGCCGTGGCTGCAGATTCCCGACGGGACCCTGGACGTCGAGCGGGCGAACTCCAGGGCCTGGCGGCAGGCGGTGTTCGGGGCGGTCAACCTGCACACGACGGCGACCGCCATGGCGCGGTTCTTCTCCCGGCTGATCGAAGCGGACGGCCCGGTGCGCGCCCTGCTCGGGCCGGAGCTGCACGCCGAGCTCCTCGCTTCCCAGGTCACGGATGTCGACGAGGTCTTCGGCACCAGGATCACCTGGACGCTGGGCTTCGTCCGAGACCGCGGCAAGATCGCCAAGGGCGGGATCGGCGGCTCGGCGGCCTGGTGGTCGCTCAAGCACCACCACGGCTGTGCCTATGTGACGCGACGGCTGGACGATCACTCGCGCGCCGCGGAGATCGCCGCCGCGCTGGGCGACGACCTGAGCGTGGTGGGCGAGGACTGA
- a CDS encoding TetR/AcrR family transcriptional regulator, producing MVRTAARQPVPARRADAERNIAAILAAATRLLSADAAASVADIAKAAGVGRVTLYGHFPSREALLDAVLDHAVDVADAVLADESIDTAPAPEAMAGLLRSSWEVLDRHRRLFLAADRVLATERIREHHDRPLQRVERLIARGQRDGDFRTDLPLAWLVTTFFSIIHSAAQEREAGRLAPEEVEPVLIKTMLSLLSPAEG from the coding sequence ATGGTGAGGACAGCGGCACGACAGCCCGTACCCGCTCGGCGCGCGGACGCCGAGCGCAACATCGCCGCGATCCTCGCCGCGGCGACCCGGCTGCTCAGCGCTGACGCCGCGGCGAGCGTGGCCGACATCGCCAAGGCCGCGGGAGTGGGGAGAGTGACGCTGTACGGTCACTTCCCGTCGCGGGAGGCGCTGCTGGACGCGGTGCTCGATCACGCGGTCGACGTGGCGGACGCGGTGCTGGCGGACGAGTCGATCGACACGGCACCCGCTCCGGAGGCCATGGCGGGGCTGCTGCGGTCGTCCTGGGAGGTGCTCGACCGGCACCGCCGCCTGTTCCTGGCCGCCGACCGGGTCCTGGCCACGGAGCGGATCCGGGAGCACCATGACCGGCCGTTGCAGCGGGTGGAGCGGCTCATCGCGCGCGGGCAGCGCGACGGCGACTTCCGGACCGACCTGCCGCTGGCCTGGCTGGTGACGACGTTCTTCTCGATCATCCACAGTGCCGCGCAGGAGCGCGAGGCGGGGCGGCTGGCGCCCGAGGAGGTCGAGCCGGTGCTGATCAAGACCATGCTGTCGCTGCTCTCGCCGGCCGAAGGGTGA